The genome window CAAACTTGCTGTGGAAGCTGGCGGGCATGGCGGTCACTTTGCCGCTCTGGTAGTTGAAGAAGACGAACCCGGATTTGGCCATGGCCACCAGTGCGCCATCGGCCGGGCGGGTAATGCGGAAGGTGATGTCGCCGCCGTATGGGTTGAAGTCCATCACGCCGACTTCGAACAGCAACAGGTCACGGGCGTGGGCTTCGGCGCGGTAGGTGGTGGCCAGATCGGTAACGATGATGCCGACACCGTCGAGCGGCACCTCGGGAATGCCGAACTCGAACAGAAAGCGCGCCCGCGCTTCGGAAATCATCGAGATCATCGAATCATTGCCCAGATGGTTGGCAGCGTTGATGTCGGTGACCCGGACGGTGAGTTGGGTACGGTAGCAATACTGGTCTTCGGGAAATTGCAGGTTCAGGCGTGCCATAGTGGTGTTGTGCCTCGGGCGCAGCGGTCAGCGCTGTCAGGGGTGGGTGGCAGGTGGGCTATTGTCCTGCAGTTCGGCTGATTGTGTCTGCTGCCTGCCGGCGTCGGGTGCATTCGCTCTGGCCGACAGCCGCGCATTACCGGCTAGACTGAGATTTTGCTGGAGTGGAAATACGTTTATGCCGGTTATGCGCCCACCTTCCCTGCTGCCTACCCTGATGTCCACGCTGGGGCTGTTCCGGCATGCCCATCGCGGACTTGCCGAGCCGGCACAGATGCCCTGCATCGAGCGAACCTTGCCCGCCGGCGCGCTTGACCCGAAATGGCTCAAGGCCTATTGCGCTTGCATCGGCTTGCCGGCAGTTCCGCAGGATTGTTTGCCGCCGCTGACCCTGC of Pseudomonas pohangensis contains these proteins:
- a CDS encoding thioesterase family protein, producing the protein MARLNLQFPEDQYCYRTQLTVRVTDINAANHLGNDSMISMISEARARFLFEFGIPEVPLDGVGIIVTDLATTYRAEAHARDLLLFEVGVMDFNPYGGDITFRITRPADGALVAMAKSGFVFFNYQSGKVTAMPASFHSKFAGVNWLG